In Bacteroidota bacterium, one genomic interval encodes:
- a CDS encoding aspartate kinase encodes MIVMKFGGTSTQDAEAVGNVVRIVRDHLDKKPLVVISAIARATNMLEQAGRFAADGKPGESRDALLKLFERHYDMTDALIKDRQRHHALRAIIGASLKELEELLKGVVILRELTPRALDTIYSYGELLSSRIVAVALEESGIPSQWIDTKEFMVTDDRHNAASPVMEILMARLPEIVSPLTGQGIVPVTQGYIGVTRSGHRTTMGRESSDYSASVMGAALAAEDVQIWTDVDGILTADPRVVPAPRKVRALSFEEAFDLSYFGAKVLHPKTVLPALERNIPIHVYNSRRANLAGTLITKKNPSDAPSVKSIAFKRDMTLLTVTPKNRYGAYIFWGHVHNVLTEAGAIAYLTASSDYGLSVVLDSNCDLTVISQGLKEIGSLDLHGGKGIVCLVGTNISAVPKLVERVFGSVSEYPVSMISFGASRSNLCFVIDDDAIPDAVVSLHSEFFDTVAEDAFEILEHFKAPLQQG; translated from the coding sequence ATGATTGTCATGAAATTCGGAGGAACGTCCACTCAGGACGCGGAGGCGGTCGGGAACGTCGTCCGGATTGTACGGGACCATCTCGACAAGAAACCGCTCGTAGTCATCTCGGCCATCGCCAGGGCGACTAACATGCTCGAACAGGCGGGCAGGTTTGCCGCCGACGGGAAGCCGGGCGAGTCCCGAGACGCCCTCCTCAAGCTCTTCGAGCGTCACTATGACATGACCGACGCCTTGATCAAGGACCGGCAGCGGCACCACGCTCTGAGGGCCATTATCGGGGCTTCTCTCAAAGAGCTCGAAGAACTGCTCAAGGGGGTCGTGATACTGCGGGAGCTTACACCCCGGGCGCTCGATACGATCTATTCGTACGGAGAGCTCCTCTCCTCGCGGATCGTGGCGGTCGCCCTCGAGGAATCCGGTATTCCATCCCAGTGGATCGACACCAAAGAGTTCATGGTGACCGACGACCGGCACAATGCCGCCTCGCCGGTCATGGAAATCCTCATGGCACGCCTCCCCGAGATCGTTTCACCGCTCACCGGCCAGGGTATCGTGCCGGTCACGCAGGGGTATATCGGCGTGACTCGCTCAGGCCATAGAACCACCATGGGGAGAGAAAGTTCGGACTACTCGGCCTCGGTCATGGGGGCTGCGCTAGCTGCCGAGGATGTTCAGATCTGGACCGATGTCGACGGAATTCTTACAGCCGACCCGAGGGTCGTGCCGGCACCCCGGAAGGTCAGGGCCCTTTCATTCGAGGAGGCGTTCGATCTCTCCTATTTCGGGGCGAAGGTCCTGCATCCGAAAACGGTACTACCGGCGCTCGAGAGAAACATTCCGATTCATGTCTACAACTCGCGACGCGCGAATCTCGCCGGGACGCTGATTACCAAAAAGAACCCCTCGGACGCGCCCTCGGTCAAATCGATCGCCTTCAAGCGCGATATGACGCTTCTCACGGTGACTCCGAAGAACCGTTACGGCGCGTATATCTTTTGGGGGCATGTGCACAATGTGTTGACTGAAGCCGGCGCGATCGCCTACCTGACCGCATCCTCCGATTACGGACTCTCTGTGGTGCTCGATTCAAATTGCGATCTCACGGTCATCTCACAGGGCCTGAAGGAAATCGGTTCGCTCGATCTGCACGGAGGGAAGGGGATCGTCTGTCTCGTCGGCACCAATATCAGTGCCGTGCCGAAGCTTGTCGAGCGCGTGTTCGGGTCCGTCTCGGAGTACCCGGTCTCGATGATTTCGTTCGGCGCCTCGCGGTCGAACCTTTGCTTCGTGATCGACGATGACGCCATCCCCGATGCCGTCGTGAGCCTCCATAGCGAATTCTTCGACACAGTCGCGGAGGATGCGTTCGAGATCCTCGAACATTTCAAGGCCCCGCTGCAACAGGGGTGA
- a CDS encoding ferredoxin family protein, protein MTYIVCEPCYDCKFTDCVEVCPVDCFYEDDKMLYIHPDECIDCGACVPECPVEAIFAEADVPEQWKSWIPINYEKAPVTTQITHKKDALAGTTGKECKKK, encoded by the coding sequence ATGACGTACATCGTTTGTGAACCCTGTTACGATTGCAAGTTCACCGATTGTGTCGAAGTCTGTCCCGTCGATTGCTTCTACGAAGATGACAAGATGCTCTACATTCACCCCGACGAGTGCATTGACTGCGGCGCGTGCGTCCCGGAATGCCCGGTGGAGGCCATCTTTGCGGAGGCCGATGTCCCCGAGCAATGGAAGAGCTGGATCCCCATCAACTACGAAAAGGCCCCCGTCACAACGCAGATCACCCACAAGAAAGACGCTCTCGCCGGAACCACAGGCAAGGAGTGCAAGAAAAAGTAA
- a CDS encoding carboxymuconolactone decarboxylase family protein, with protein sequence MGKRVKEFQSFRKKMNERILSQDNRAIKRFFGVDTLTYEPGKLDVRTKEMLGLVSSMVLRCDDCISYHIQKCKENGVTEEEMFEVFSVALTVGGSIVIPHLRRAVAFLDELNEA encoded by the coding sequence ATGGGCAAGCGAGTAAAGGAATTCCAATCCTTCCGCAAGAAGATGAACGAGCGCATCCTCTCCCAGGACAACCGGGCGATCAAGCGGTTCTTCGGCGTCGATACCCTCACGTATGAGCCGGGGAAGCTCGATGTCCGCACGAAAGAAATGCTCGGCCTTGTCTCATCCATGGTTCTTCGCTGCGACGATTGCATCTCCTACCACATCCAGAAGTGCAAGGAAAACGGGGTCACGGAGGAGGAGATGTTCGAAGTCTTCAGCGTGGCGCTGACCGTCGGCGGTTCCATCGTCATACCCCACCTTCGCCGTGCCGTCGCCTTTCTGGACGAGCTGAACGAAGCATAA
- a CDS encoding T9SS type A sorting domain-containing protein translates to MNNKMIPLAILLLSLTAPVLGQKGATHSNEAPGVVSSSPKVNVIDSRTSLKLEDMAFKPGEDYLVKGTLSVGGGQALEFGKTQNFTVTGSANVTLHAAKSIYFGPGFRVEKGAVFSATVDLGPQKPGLERKEANKPILNAPTEQRMPTAFSLAQNYPNPFNPTTRVDYALPSDERVSIKIFNTLGQIVATLADENQSRGYKSVVFDASALPSGIYFYQLQAGEFRDIRKMVLMK, encoded by the coding sequence ATGAATAATAAGATGATTCCGTTAGCCATTCTGCTTCTCTCCCTGACGGCACCGGTGTTAGGTCAGAAAGGCGCGACTCATTCGAACGAAGCCCCGGGAGTTGTAAGCTCTTCTCCGAAGGTCAATGTCATCGATAGCCGCACCTCTCTCAAACTCGAGGACATGGCGTTCAAACCCGGGGAAGACTACCTGGTGAAGGGCACCCTGAGTGTGGGCGGAGGCCAAGCCCTGGAGTTCGGCAAGACACAGAACTTCACAGTCACCGGCTCTGCGAACGTTACGCTTCATGCCGCCAAGAGCATCTATTTCGGCCCCGGATTCAGGGTGGAAAAGGGGGCGGTTTTCTCCGCGACTGTAGACCTTGGGCCACAAAAGCCAGGGTTGGAGAGAAAAGAGGCGAACAAACCGATTCTCAATGCTCCGACGGAACAAAGGATGCCGACAGCCTTCAGCCTCGCTCAAAACTACCCGAATCCATTCAATCCGACGACACGTGTTGACTATGCCTTGCCGAGTGACGAACGCGTATCGATCAAGATCTTCAATACGCTCGGTCAGATAGTGGCCACGTTGGCGGATGAGAATCAGAGCAGGGGTTACAAGTCGGTGGTGTTCGACGCAAGCGCCCTGCCGAGTGGAATCTACTTCTATCAACTCCAGGCGGGCGAGTTTAGAGATATCAGGAAGATGGTCCTGATGAAGTAA
- a CDS encoding response regulator transcription factor gives MGEKYKSHPSPSREHAYQFQFLSRYRPASPMQSDAKIRVLIVDDHNIVREGLKALLQRQPDLEVVGESIDGIGAVSGVKKRLPDIVLMDINMPNLNGIEATRQISSEVPETNVIALSMYFDMHIIGKMMNAGARGYLPKDCAFEELADAIRVVMKRKIYISPNLGFPVEKVVLNGSEIPHFIASNVLTSKEREVLQLVAEGRPTKDIAQRLKVSAKTIDKHRGRIMEKLDIHSVAELTKFAIREGLTPLER, from the coding sequence ATGGGGGAAAAATACAAATCTCATCCAAGCCCAAGTCGGGAACACGCATATCAATTTCAGTTCCTATCACGTTACCGGCCGGCCTCCCCCATGCAAAGTGATGCAAAGATTCGTGTTCTGATCGTCGACGATCATAATATCGTTCGTGAAGGACTGAAGGCGCTGCTGCAACGCCAACCCGATCTTGAGGTTGTGGGCGAATCAATAGACGGCATAGGCGCGGTGAGCGGAGTAAAGAAGCGGCTCCCGGATATCGTCTTGATGGATATCAATATGCCGAATTTGAACGGTATCGAGGCAACGCGGCAGATCAGTTCCGAGGTTCCGGAGACGAACGTCATAGCTCTCTCCATGTACTTCGACATGCATATCATCGGAAAGATGATGAATGCCGGAGCACGCGGGTACTTACCGAAAGATTGCGCCTTTGAAGAGCTCGCCGATGCGATCCGGGTGGTAATGAAACGGAAGATTTACATCAGTCCAAACCTCGGATTCCCCGTGGAAAAAGTTGTTCTCAACGGATCGGAGATCCCACACTTCATTGCCTCCAATGTTCTGACATCAAAGGAGCGGGAGGTCCTGCAGCTTGTAGCGGAAGGCAGGCCGACGAAGGACATAGCGCAGAGGCTCAAGGTAAGCGCAAAAACCATCGACAAGCACCGGGGGAGAATCATGGAAAAGCTGGACATTCACTCGGTCGCCGAGCTTACCAAGTTCGCTATCCGGGAGGGCCTCACGCCGCTCGAAAGATAA
- a CDS encoding two-component regulator propeller domain-containing protein, producing MKTFLWILRFQLSLTPFCLPLIAISQDGDFSESWRLVRFSHLNGLPADQVSAVAEGRGGTIWAAGPKGVSWYDGFRWTAVPESLGLPQSPATGLVALQDGDVLVTTGGTLYSGNNHRFRMIAGPTHVTTVLQIDERSLLIQELSSLFILRDGVLQEFPHQELTRGKTVNIFRTLHGTIWVNLVSGLYRWESNNLRVAIPARTGRFWVSGIDEDSGGSGMASIDYSDRFGELWTWSGKSTPQPGSTSNEHVFRQFVFGSDGERYGLTISGEIFLRREGEWSPLKYLSFQVRNVLSLQPSGNGDLWICSTEGLYLFKKSSTRWRSWKDSSRAASNVICEILNAKNGDLWLGTSDGVKVYKAGGGEKFYDRIGSTRLHAITGLAQDRDGNIWISSGSALGGAFRWDGNKWDHANITPDSSGIRIHRISKDREGNLWFLGLTRGAPGVDPTPPGAYVLKDGRFEPWGVREGLLNGRVYSFAEGSDGSLWFGTGGGLSRWHHGAWKHWTREDELKFPEVFTLAIDSANTVWFGDRHNGLCRVDSTLRLRYFTVESGLVSNVIWDLAVGPDGTLWIATGEGLGSYREGTFLSFDDRSGLAQIQLWPVTIMNNLVYVGTQGSGVDALDISDRASHKVRIYPYPPIVDGRSALLRWNAFAFWEEQRTQDIKTSYRLDDQPWTDWALRDNMTLDSLSPGTHLVHIRGLDFFGGISEGEQSLSFVIEPPFYERAAFLLPAGAGFLVIVVLALNQYVNKRKYTQSLRALTASLSTTEERERQQLAIYLHETIGQSLAFCKNKLGALRETFDPKAVDELNEHLSSAIRDTQSITRQLSPPMLADMRLEDAISWLGDEMQRKHDLLIYVENDGQQKPLPNELRLFLFHAVRELVTNIVKHSSAKSVEISLRRIQDSIQIEVSDDGIGFDPGAVGRIHDGGGFGLLNIRERIRFYGGKIQISSKPKSGTRISISVPITLPAGLPHAK from the coding sequence TTGAAAACTTTTCTTTGGATTCTGCGATTCCAGCTTTCACTCACCCCATTCTGCCTTCCGCTCATCGCCATCTCCCAGGACGGGGATTTTAGCGAAAGCTGGAGGCTGGTACGATTTTCCCACCTCAACGGGCTTCCCGCCGATCAAGTCAGCGCGGTGGCGGAGGGGAGAGGCGGAACGATCTGGGCGGCTGGTCCGAAGGGCGTCTCGTGGTATGACGGGTTCAGGTGGACGGCCGTTCCCGAAAGTCTGGGGCTCCCGCAATCTCCGGCCACGGGTTTGGTCGCCCTCCAGGACGGCGATGTCCTCGTTACAACCGGGGGAACCCTGTATTCCGGAAACAACCACCGCTTCAGGATGATCGCAGGCCCGACTCATGTAACGACAGTGCTTCAAATTGATGAGCGATCGTTGCTGATCCAGGAGCTTTCCTCGCTATTTATCCTGCGTGACGGAGTATTGCAGGAATTCCCACACCAAGAACTTACCCGGGGAAAGACAGTCAACATATTCCGTACCCTGCACGGTACGATTTGGGTAAATCTAGTCTCGGGGTTATACCGCTGGGAGTCGAACAACCTCAGGGTGGCGATCCCCGCTCGCACCGGAAGGTTTTGGGTCAGCGGCATCGATGAAGACTCGGGCGGGTCGGGCATGGCTTCCATCGATTACAGCGATCGATTCGGAGAGTTGTGGACATGGAGCGGAAAATCTACCCCGCAGCCCGGATCAACCTCCAACGAGCATGTCTTCAGGCAATTTGTCTTCGGCAGCGATGGTGAAAGATATGGATTGACGATCTCAGGCGAAATCTTCCTGCGAAGGGAGGGAGAATGGAGCCCTCTGAAGTATCTGAGCTTTCAGGTGAGAAACGTACTGAGCCTCCAGCCGTCCGGGAACGGGGACCTCTGGATCTGTAGCACCGAAGGGCTTTATCTTTTCAAAAAATCTTCCACGCGGTGGAGAAGCTGGAAGGATTCCTCGCGCGCCGCGAGCAATGTCATATGCGAAATACTCAATGCGAAGAACGGAGACCTTTGGCTCGGGACCTCCGACGGTGTAAAGGTGTATAAGGCCGGAGGGGGCGAGAAATTCTACGACCGGATCGGGTCGACACGGCTTCACGCGATTACGGGACTTGCTCAGGACAGGGATGGAAACATCTGGATTTCAAGCGGAAGCGCGCTGGGCGGCGCCTTCCGCTGGGACGGGAACAAATGGGACCATGCGAACATCACTCCCGATTCGAGCGGGATTCGAATACATAGAATCAGCAAGGACCGCGAAGGCAATTTGTGGTTTCTGGGATTGACGAGGGGGGCGCCGGGCGTCGATCCGACACCACCGGGTGCGTACGTCCTCAAGGATGGGCGTTTTGAACCCTGGGGAGTCCGGGAGGGATTGCTGAACGGCCGGGTCTACTCGTTTGCCGAGGGATCGGACGGCAGCCTGTGGTTCGGCACCGGTGGAGGGCTCAGCCGGTGGCATCACGGCGCATGGAAACACTGGACGAGGGAAGATGAGTTGAAGTTTCCCGAGGTATTCACCCTTGCCATCGACAGCGCCAACACGGTTTGGTTCGGGGACCGTCATAACGGGCTTTGCCGGGTCGATAGCACGCTGCGTCTGCGCTATTTTACGGTTGAAAGTGGTCTGGTGTCGAATGTAATCTGGGATCTTGCTGTAGGTCCGGATGGGACTCTCTGGATCGCCACAGGAGAGGGGCTGGGAAGCTATAGGGAAGGGACATTCCTGTCGTTCGACGATCGATCGGGACTGGCTCAAATCCAGTTATGGCCGGTCACCATCATGAACAACCTTGTCTACGTGGGCACGCAGGGGAGCGGCGTCGACGCGTTGGATATTTCAGACAGGGCAAGCCACAAGGTACGGATCTATCCCTATCCCCCGATTGTGGACGGCCGGTCCGCATTGCTTCGCTGGAACGCGTTTGCCTTCTGGGAAGAGCAGCGAACGCAGGATATCAAGACATCCTACCGCTTGGATGATCAGCCCTGGACCGACTGGGCGCTCCGGGACAATATGACACTCGATAGTCTGAGCCCGGGAACACATCTGGTCCACATCCGGGGCTTGGATTTCTTCGGGGGCATCTCGGAAGGGGAACAGAGTCTTTCTTTCGTAATCGAGCCGCCGTTTTATGAGCGCGCGGCATTCCTCCTGCCGGCGGGAGCGGGATTCCTTGTGATCGTTGTGCTGGCGTTGAACCAGTACGTGAACAAAAGAAAGTACACGCAGTCGCTCCGCGCGCTGACCGCAAGCCTGTCGACCACCGAGGAGAGGGAGCGCCAACAACTTGCAATCTACCTGCACGAGACAATCGGACAATCGCTCGCGTTTTGCAAGAACAAGCTCGGCGCCCTTCGGGAAACCTTCGACCCCAAGGCAGTTGACGAACTTAACGAGCATCTGAGTTCGGCGATCAGAGATACGCAATCCATCACGCGGCAACTGAGTCCGCCCATGCTCGCCGATATGCGCCTTGAGGATGCGATTTCCTGGCTAGGGGACGAAATGCAGCGGAAACACGATCTCCTCATTTACGTGGAGAATGACGGTCAACAGAAACCACTCCCGAACGAACTGCGCCTCTTTCTGTTCCATGCGGTTCGCGAACTCGTCACAAACATCGTCAAACACTCCTCTGCGAAGAGTGTCGAGATCTCGTTAAGACGGATCCAGGATTCCATCCAAATCGAAGTTTCCGACGACGGGATCGGATTTGACCCCGGCGCTGTGGGACGGATCCATGACGGAGGAGGGTTTGGATTGCTGAACATCCGCGAACGCATACGGTTTTATGGGGGAAAAATACAAATCTCATCCAAGCCCAAGTCGGGAACACGCATATCAATTTCAGTTCCTATCACGTTACCGGCCGGCCTCCCCCATGCAAAGTGA
- a CDS encoding MOSC domain-containing protein, with protein MTGIYKDPVKSITIRKFSVEQDTVSDLQVHGGERKAVYGYPSEHYEFWQNEFPSMKMPWGMFGENITTEGLFEKELIVGSVYRIGTALLKVTQPRIPCFKLAIKFGRIDIIERFLKSRRSGFYFTVVKEGKVKPGDRIKLEETGEGKNTILDLANRRSRPE; from the coding sequence TTGACCGGAATCTACAAAGATCCGGTCAAGAGCATCACAATCCGCAAGTTCTCCGTCGAGCAAGATACTGTCTCGGACCTGCAAGTCCACGGGGGGGAGCGCAAGGCTGTGTATGGATACCCCTCCGAGCATTACGAATTCTGGCAGAACGAGTTTCCTTCGATGAAAATGCCCTGGGGGATGTTCGGAGAGAATATCACCACGGAGGGGCTGTTCGAGAAAGAGCTCATCGTCGGGTCGGTGTACCGGATCGGCACGGCGTTGCTCAAAGTTACCCAACCGAGAATACCCTGCTTCAAGCTGGCAATCAAGTTCGGAAGGATCGACATCATCGAACGCTTCCTGAAAAGCCGGCGATCCGGTTTCTACTTTACTGTCGTGAAGGAAGGCAAAGTGAAGCCGGGTGACAGGATCAAGCTGGAAGAAACCGGCGAGGGGAAAAACACCATCCTGGATTTGGCGAATAGGAGGTCGCGTCCGGAGTGA
- the nuoF gene encoding NADH-quinone oxidoreductase subunit NuoF, translating to MPDSFERVILPDIKDLHRLDVYEANGGYQALRKAVAMKPEAVVDEVKKSNLRGRGGACFPTGLKWTFMPKTTTKTKYLCANGDESEPGTFKDRFIFELNPHLFIEGAIIAAYGMGITKIYVYVRGEYATEIRMLQKAVDDAYAKNYLGDSILGTAFNCDLMIFKGAGAYICGEESALMTSIEGDRGYPRIKPPFPAQYGLWGCPTTINNIETLANVPNIINRGWEWFSKIGSPKHPGTLLFGVSGHVNKPGVYELPSGVLLSDLIYNHAGGVPGDKKIQAVIPGGSSTMWLKGSEIDGVRMDADSLKAAGTSIGTGGVIVMDEDTDILKVLTRITHFYHHESCGQCTPCREGCGWMEKILKRFLNGEGTMGDVDLLLDVANNIEGNTICALGDAAAWPVQSFIKKFRGEFEKRALKSPPAPQHVPPPHLVTV from the coding sequence ATGCCCGATTCGTTCGAAAGAGTGATTCTCCCCGATATCAAAGATCTCCACCGGCTCGACGTCTACGAGGCCAACGGCGGCTACCAGGCGCTCCGGAAAGCAGTGGCGATGAAGCCCGAAGCGGTAGTCGACGAAGTCAAGAAGTCAAACCTGCGCGGGCGGGGGGGGGCCTGTTTTCCGACGGGCCTGAAGTGGACATTCATGCCGAAGACCACGACCAAGACGAAATACCTCTGCGCGAACGGAGACGAAAGCGAGCCGGGCACGTTCAAGGACCGGTTCATTTTTGAACTAAACCCGCACCTCTTCATCGAAGGCGCGATCATCGCGGCGTACGGCATGGGCATCACGAAGATTTATGTCTACGTGCGCGGGGAATATGCGACCGAAATCCGCATGCTGCAGAAGGCGGTCGACGATGCCTACGCGAAGAATTACCTCGGGGACTCGATCCTCGGCACAGCCTTCAACTGCGATCTGATGATTTTCAAGGGCGCCGGCGCCTACATTTGCGGCGAAGAATCGGCGCTCATGACCTCGATCGAAGGGGACCGCGGCTACCCCCGCATCAAGCCGCCGTTCCCGGCGCAATACGGTTTATGGGGATGCCCGACGACGATCAACAACATTGAAACTCTGGCGAACGTCCCCAATATCATCAACCGGGGTTGGGAGTGGTTTTCAAAGATCGGATCGCCGAAACATCCCGGGACCCTGTTGTTCGGAGTGAGCGGGCATGTGAACAAACCCGGCGTGTACGAGCTCCCTTCCGGGGTCCTGTTGAGCGATCTGATATATAATCATGCAGGCGGCGTCCCGGGAGATAAGAAAATCCAGGCGGTGATCCCCGGCGGCTCGTCGACGATGTGGTTGAAGGGGAGCGAGATTGATGGCGTGAGAATGGACGCGGACTCTTTGAAGGCGGCAGGCACCTCGATCGGGACCGGCGGCGTGATCGTAATGGATGAGGATACCGATATCCTCAAGGTGCTGACTCGGATCACACACTTCTACCATCACGAATCGTGCGGGCAGTGTACACCCTGTCGCGAGGGGTGCGGTTGGATGGAGAAGATTCTGAAGCGATTCCTTAACGGGGAGGGGACGATGGGAGACGTCGATCTTCTCCTGGACGTCGCGAACAACATCGAGGGGAATACGATCTGCGCCCTCGGCGACGCGGCCGCCTGGCCCGTCCAGAGCTTTATCAAAAAATTCCGCGGTGAATTCGAGAAGCGCGCCTTGAAATCACCCCCCGCACCCCAGCACGTTCCGCCCCCCCACCTCGTTACAGTCTAA
- the nuoE gene encoding NADH-quinone oxidoreductase subunit NuoE codes for MAATTSMTFNAENLEKLEKLRRLYPTSKALTIPVLWLAQNQFGWISPQTMKYVADLLQLPVSHIYGVVTFYTMFNTRPVGKYHLQVCTNISCGLVGGEKICDHLSERLKIRPGETTPDGMFTLTEVECLGSCGTAPVVQVNEEYATNLTVEKVEQMIESLK; via the coding sequence ATGGCTGCTACGACTTCAATGACCTTCAACGCCGAGAACCTCGAAAAACTCGAAAAGCTTCGGAGGCTCTATCCAACCTCCAAAGCTCTCACGATACCAGTTCTTTGGCTCGCCCAGAACCAGTTCGGCTGGATCTCACCCCAGACGATGAAGTACGTCGCCGATCTGCTGCAATTGCCTGTGAGCCATATCTACGGCGTCGTGACCTTCTACACGATGTTCAACACCCGCCCGGTCGGCAAGTATCACCTCCAGGTGTGCACGAATATTTCCTGCGGCCTCGTCGGCGGCGAAAAGATCTGCGACCATCTCTCCGAGCGGCTCAAGATCCGCCCGGGGGAAACCACACCCGACGGCATGTTCACGCTCACGGAAGTCGAATGCCTGGGCTCGTGCGGGACGGCGCCGGTCGTTCAGGTGAACGAAGAGTACGCCACGAACCTCACGGTAGAGAAGGTCGAACAGATGATCGAGAGTCTCAAATAG
- the nuoD gene encoding NADH dehydrogenase (quinone) subunit D codes for MTRTPERGQKSADHASQRILRALEDQDTSVMFDDPLEHDMVLNMGPQHPATHGVLRILLRLDGETIVAAVPDLGYLHRGYEKLAENMSYHEFIPHTDRLDYLSPLANNVAYVLAVEKLAGIEAPPRAQYLRVVCAELARIASHLVWLGTMAMDVGAVTVLLWGFREREKLQDIWDVLTGVRFTTSFTRVGGMANDISGEAITMIRTFLDSFPAALSESTRLLVRNRIFIDRCENVGYISKEAAINLGLTGPMLRACGVGHDLRRDEPYLVYKDLEFDVPVYNDGDVLSRFYVRIEEMKESARILRQALEKMPAGPVNAADPKRVLPKKERTYGKMEELIHDFMIVNFGINPPIGEIYHAIEGSKGELGFYIVSHGEGYPWRLKIRSPSFANLQSLPPMLKGGMISDVVAVIGSIDPVMGEADK; via the coding sequence ATGACCCGGACGCCTGAGCGCGGGCAGAAATCCGCGGACCACGCAAGCCAGAGGATCCTCCGGGCCCTGGAGGATCAGGATACGAGCGTCATGTTCGACGATCCGCTCGAGCATGATATGGTGCTGAACATGGGCCCGCAGCACCCCGCGACTCATGGAGTCCTGCGCATCCTGCTGCGCCTCGACGGCGAGACGATCGTTGCGGCGGTTCCCGACCTCGGATACCTCCACCGCGGGTATGAAAAACTCGCCGAGAACATGTCGTATCATGAGTTCATTCCGCACACCGACCGGCTCGATTACCTTTCCCCGCTCGCCAACAACGTCGCATACGTTCTCGCTGTCGAGAAGCTGGCGGGAATCGAAGCGCCGCCGAGGGCGCAGTACCTCCGGGTCGTCTGCGCCGAGCTTGCCCGCATTGCTTCCCATCTGGTCTGGCTGGGGACGATGGCGATGGACGTGGGTGCGGTCACCGTCCTGCTATGGGGCTTCCGCGAGCGCGAGAAGCTCCAGGACATCTGGGATGTTCTCACGGGAGTCAGGTTCACGACAAGCTTCACGCGCGTCGGAGGAATGGCGAACGACATTTCGGGCGAAGCGATCACAATGATCAGGACGTTCCTCGACAGTTTCCCCGCGGCTCTCTCCGAATCCACCCGGCTCCTGGTCAGAAACCGGATCTTCATCGACCGGTGCGAAAACGTGGGATACATTTCGAAGGAAGCCGCAATCAATCTGGGACTTACGGGTCCCATGCTCCGGGCTTGCGGGGTGGGGCATGACCTGCGCCGCGACGAGCCGTACCTGGTCTACAAGGATTTGGAGTTCGATGTCCCGGTTTATAACGACGGCGATGTGCTCTCCCGTTTCTACGTCCGGATCGAGGAGATGAAGGAAAGCGCAAGAATTCTCCGGCAGGCGCTCGAGAAAATGCCGGCGGGCCCCGTCAATGCGGCCGATCCCAAGCGCGTCCTCCCGAAAAAAGAGCGGACGTACGGCAAGATGGAAGAGCTGATCCATGATTTCATGATCGTAAACTTCGGGATCAACCCCCCGATCGGAGAGATTTATCACGCGATCGAGGGGTCGAAGGGGGAGCTCGGCTTTTACATCGTGAGCCACGGCGAAGGGTATCCGTGGAGGCTGAAGATCCGTTCCCCTTCATTCGCCAACCTTCAGTCCCTTCCCCCCATGCTCAAGGGCGGGATGATCTCGGATGTCGTCGCCGTGATCGGCAGCATCGACCCGGTGATGGGGGAGGCGGACAAGTGA
- a CDS encoding NADH-quinone oxidoreductase subunit C: protein MKDKILERINAGFKDSIESVNEYRGELTLVVKKSDIGRLCKSLHDDEELSFDSLRDVCGADYSRPTDRFEVVYNLYSLKNLFRLRLKVRVDESDMHVPSVTGVWTAANWPERETYDMYGILFDGHPDHRRIYMPEEFEYHPLRKDFPLMGIPGSLPLPRK, encoded by the coding sequence ATGAAAGACAAGATCCTCGAACGAATTAACGCCGGATTTAAGGATTCGATCGAGTCTGTCAACGAGTACCGCGGCGAGCTGACGCTCGTCGTGAAGAAGAGCGACATCGGGCGGCTTTGCAAATCCCTTCATGACGATGAGGAACTCAGTTTCGATTCGCTCCGGGATGTCTGCGGCGCGGATTACTCGCGGCCCACCGACCGGTTTGAGGTCGTCTACAACCTCTATTCCCTGAAGAATCTCTTCCGTCTCCGGCTCAAAGTTCGAGTCGACGAATCCGACATGCACGTTCCCTCGGTCACCGGCGTTTGGACGGCGGCGAACTGGCCCGAGCGGGAAACCTACGACATGTACGGCATCCTCTTCGACGGGCATCCGGACCACCGGCGCATTTACATGCCCGAGGAATTCGAGTATCACCCTCTCCGCAAAGACTTTCCCCTCATGGGCATCCCGGGTTCACTTCCGCTGCCGAGGAAATGA